CCTAGGGCGTTTCTCATCGCGCTTGCCGCTGCGACTCTGCTTCCGGTCGTGGCATCCGCATCTTGTCGAGACATGACCCATGAGGGGCGCGGCTATGCCGTGTGCAGCTTCGACCCGACCCTCAGCGATCTGCGGCTGTTCCGGCTTGACCCCGATGGCAGGGTGATCGGCACCTTCGCACAGCTTCAGTCGGTGCTGGCCAAACAGGGGCTGAGGCTGGCCTTTGCGATGAATGCGGGCATGTACCACCCCGACCGCAGGCCTGTGGGTTTGTATATCGAGGGCGGAGAGCCGCAGGCGCGCGCGGTCGCCTCCGCCGGGCCGGGCAATTTCGGGCTGCTGCCCAATGGTATCCTCTGCCTAAACGATGGATCGGCCCGCGTGATCGAAACCCGCACCTATGTTGCGGATCCGCCCGCCTGCCGCGATGCGACGCAATCGGGGCCGATGCTGGTGATCGACGGCGCGCTTCATCCCCGGTTTCTGGTGGACAGCACCTCGCGCTATGTCCGCAACGGTGTGGGTGTGGACGACGCCGGGATCGTGCATTTCGCGATATCCGACCGGCGCGTCACCTTCCACGAATTCGGGCGGCTGTTCCGCGACGTGTTGAAGACGCCGAATGCGCTGTACCTCGACGGCAAGGTCTCCAAGCTTTACGCGCCCGACCTCGGCCGCTTCGATCTCGGCCTGCCGATGGGCCCGATGGTGGGCGTGGTGGCGCACAGCCCGAGTTGACGGCGCCCGGCGGGTTCGGTAGCACGCCAGCCTCACAAGATCACAGGTGGAGCGAGAAGAGTGGGACGCAGCCGGAAGGGACGCGACATTTCGGGGTGGCTGGTCGTGGACAAGCCCGCGGGGCTGACCTCGAACGCCGTGGTCAACAAGGTGCGCTGGGCCTTTCAGGCGAAGAAGGCGGGCCATGCCGGCACGCTCGACCCCGCGGCGACGGGCGTTCTGGCCATCGCGCTGGGCGAGGCGACGAAGACCGTGCCCTATATCACCGATGCGCTGAAGGCCTATAGGTTCACCGTCCGCCTCGGCGCGGCGACCAATACCGACGATGCAGAGGGGGAGGTCATCGCGACCTCGGACAAGCGCCCGACGGATGCGGATATCGCCGCCGCGCTGCCCGCCTTCGTTGGCGATATCGACCAGATCCCGCCGAAGTTTTCCGCCGTCAAGATCGACGGGGAACGCGCCTATGCCCTGGCCCGCGCGGGCGAAGAGGTCGAGATCGCAGCGCGCCCGCTTTATGTCGACAGCCTTGAGATGGTCGCGCGGCCCGATGCCGATCATGTCGAGCTTGAAATGGTCTGCGGCAAGGGTGGCTATGTGCGCTCCATCGCGCGCGATCTTGGGGAAGCGCTGGGATGCCTCGGCCATGTCGAAAGCCTTCGGCGCGTGTGGTCCGGCCCGTTCGACGCAGAGGACGGCATAGGCATGGACCTGATCGAAGAACTTGCCCGGACACCGGAGATCGACGCCTATCTGCGCCCGCTGGAAGAAGGGCTGGCCGATCTGCCGGAACTGCCGACCACACCGGAAGGCGCGACACGGCTGCGCAACGGCAACCCCGGCATCGTCCTGAGTTCCGAGGCGGAATATGGCGAGGAGGCCTGGGCATCCTTCGACGGGCAGGCCGTGGCGGTTGGCGTCTACAAGGCGGGGGAATTGCATCCCAGCCGGGTGTTCAACGGGTAAGTGCCGGGGCGCCTGACTCTCCCTGTTCCACTTCCCCTGTTCCACTTCGGACCCGCGACATTCTCAGTGGATCGGGGAGCCGTGCCATCGACGGGCCGAGGCGTGGCGATCCAACGGAAGAGTTGCCCACTTTATCGGGCAATGTTCGGCGGACGTGCGAGCGGAGCGCCGGCTTCACCAGATCGCCGGGCCGTGGGGTCGGCCCGTCGATGGCGCGGCGGCCTTGCGGCCTTGACTCCGCGCATGGTCAGACCATGCCGAAACGCCCAGTCGGTTAGAAAATCAAGCCAAAGGCCATTGCCCTTGACCGGGTCAGAGCTTGCGCCGGGGATTGGCCAACTCCAGCGCCTCGCTCAGCACCTCGCGGTCGCCGATATGGTTGGCGAGGATCAGGATCAACTGGGCGTTCAGCGCATGGCTTTCCGCCTCGCTCAGGCCCCGATGGGCGCTCAGAAGCTCGGTATAGAACCCGTCATGGTCATCAAGGTTGGGGGTCGTGATGAGCTTCACAGCCGCCCCTCCCACAGTTCCGCCAGGGCCGCGTTGACCTGTGCGGCGTCACACTCCACCCAACGCGCGGCGATCACCCGGTCGGGCCGCAGAAGGTAGAGCGCCCGCGGCGCATCGCCAAGGAACTGGGCCCGGACCTTGTCGGTCACGGCCATCTCAAGGCAGGGCACCGGCACGCCCTTGGGTGCGGGACCGTTCAGCGCCAGCAGCGTGACATCCTCGCCCAGCCGGTCGAACAGCCAGCCATTGCCCTGGGGCACGTCCGGCACGACGGCACCGGGCCGTGTCATCGGCGGCAGCAGGGCATCGTCGGGGCCGGCGCTGTCATAGACGCAGCCATGGGACAGGCGGCCGGAATTGACCCAGCCGCGCGCGAAATCCGCCTTGCGCGCCAGACCCAGCACCTGATCGCGGAACAGCCGCTCCACCCCGGCGGCGGGCGTGATGAACCGTGCCGCGGCGGTGGATTGCCGGATATCGGCCTCGGCCGCCTGCACCCGTTCCCGGTCATAGCTGTCGATCAGGCGTTCGGGCGCGCGCCCGTCCAGAACCGCGGCCAGTTTCCAGCCGAGATTCTCGACATCCTGCAACCCGCCATTGCCGCCCCGTGCCCCATAAGGCGGCACAAGATGCGCGGAATCGCCCAGAAAGATCACCCGGCCATGGACGAAGTTGTGCAGCCGCCGGCACTGGAACTTGTAGACGCTGACCCATTCCAGCTCGAAATCCGGGCCGACCAGCTTTTCGATCCGCGGGATGACGTTTTCAGGCCTGGCCTCTTGCGCGGCATCGGCATCGGGGCCCAGTTGCAGATCGAGCCGATAGATATTGTCGGCCTGCCGCTGCAACAACGCCGACTGCCCGTCATGGAAGGTCGGGTCGAACCAGAACCAGCGTTCGGCCGGAAAGTCGGCGGCCATCTCGATATCGGCGATGAGGAACCGCTCCTCGTACATCTCGCCCTCGAAATCGAGATCGAGGATCGCCCGCATCGTGGACCGCGCGCCATCGCAGGCCAGCACATACTCCGCCGAAAGGCCATAGCGCCCGTCGGGCGTGCGCACCGTCACATGGGCTTCGTCCCCGGTGTCATCGACCGACGTCGCGCGGTTGCGGAAGCGCAGATCGATCAGGGGCTCGGCCAGGGCACGTTCGGCCAGAAACTCCTCGACATAATATTGCTGGAGATTGGCGAAGACGGGCAGGCGATTGCCCGGTTCGCTCTCCAGGTCGAAGTCGCAGACCTCGTCATCGCCATGGCAGACGCGGCCGATGCTCCACGGGACGGCCTTCTCAAGAACCTTGTCGGCGATACCCAGACGGTCGAACAGGTGCAGGCTGCGCCGCGACCAGCCGATGGCGCGGGACCCCGCGGCGACCGTATTGCCATCGTCCAGCACGACGGACGGAATGCCCCGACCGGCAAGGTCCAGCGCGATGGACAGCCCGACCGGCCCGGCCCCCACGACGATCACCTTGTGGCGCGGCTCCTGTCCGGTCAGGCCCGGGGGCGCCACGTAGGGGAACGTCTTGTGGTCATAGGGCATCAGGCAATCTCCCGCCATGCAGGCTGCCGTGCGCTTTAGCGCGACCGGCGCCGCAAGAAAACCCACGGAGCGCGGACAGTCTTAACCGCTTGCCGCGTCGTCCGTCAGACCGGGCCGCCCACTCGCAGCACCGGATTGACGAATGCGCCCTGACTAGAACACGGCCTCCCGCGGTCTGGGCGGGGTCACAGGCCATCGCGTCTCCCCCAGCGTTCTTTTTGTTGTCCTTCTCCCATATATTAACCTCTGTCAGTCGGTCAGCCGCTGCAACCGCTTTTTTTCTGTGCTTTTGGCCAAGCATTGCACAACCGCTGTGCGAGAGGGCCGGCCACCGCGGCAGGGGCCCTCCGGCACCGGGCACCGCTCCGCCGGTTCGGACCGGGCGCCGCGCCGAAATCGCATCTGGTCAACGCAACCAGACCGCGCAAAAGTGGCCGCAGCATCGGACAGGCAGACCGGGAGGAGAACAGTCATGACCGGTATCGTCATCCTCGGCGGCGCACGCACCGCCATCGGCGCCTTCGGGGGCAGCCTTTCCGGCGTCCCGCCCATCGAACTGGCACGGATCGTGTCCAAGGCCGCGCTGGCACGGGCCAAGCTGAAAGGCGACCGGGTTGGGCATGTCGCCTTCGGCCACATCATCAATACCGAGGCGCGGGACATGTACCTTTCCCGCGTGGCCGCGATAGAGGCCGGCATCCCCGAGACCTGCCCGGCGATGAACGTCAACCGGCTGTGCGGGTCGGGGGCCCAGGCGGTCGTTTCCGTGGCGCAGGCGCTGATGCTGGGCGATGCGGAATTCGGGCTGGCCGGTGGCGCCGAATCGATGAGCCGCACGCCCCATATCCTGTCCGCGGCCCGCTTTGGCCGGAAGATGGGGGATACTGCCGCCACCGACATGATGCTGGGCGCGCTGAACTGCCCCTTCGGCACCGGGCATATGGGTGTGACCGCCGAAAACGTGGCCGCCGAGCACGACATCAGCCGCGCCGACCAGGACGCCTTTGCCCTGCAAAGCCAGGAACGCGCAGCATGGGCGATTGCCGAAGGCCGTTTCGATAGCGAGATCGTCCCGGTCGAGGTCACACGCGGGCGCGAAACGGTCAGCTTTACCCGCGACGAACACCCCAAGGCGGCCACGCTGGAGGCCCTTGCCGGCCTCAAACCCGCCTTCCGCAAGGACGGGACGGTGACCGCGGGCAATGCCAGCGGGATCAATGACGGCGCGGCGGCGCTGATCCTTGCCCGCGAAGACGCGGCAGAGCGGGAGGGGCTGACACCCCGCGCGCGCCTTTTGGGCTATGCCCATGCCGGGGTCGCCCCCGACATGATGGGGCTGGGTCCGATCCCGGCAGTCGAGACGCTTGTCGGCAAGCTCGGGCTGGGGGTCGCGGACTTCGACGTGGTCGAGAACAACGAGGCCTTCGCCGCGCAGGCGCTGGCGGTGAACCGGGCGCTGGATCTTGACCCCGCGCGGGTGAACCCCAATGGCGGTGCCATCGCGCTCGGCCACCCGGTCGGGGCGACAGGCGCGATCCTGACGGTCAAGGCGCTTTACGAACTGGACAGGGTCGATGGCCGCCGTGCGCTGGTGACGATGTGCATTGGCGGCGGGCAGGGAATCGCACTGGCGCTGGAACGTCTTTGACGGGGCAAAGGGCAGCCCCCGCCGCCCCCCGAACCGATAGGCACGCGCGTCTGACGAGACGCGGATCGGCGCCTTGACCCCAGAACGGGCACACGCCCGTTTCCGGCAAGGCCATGACGCCGTGGCGATTTTCTGCCCCCGTTAATCGGCCATTCACCTCGATACGGAAAATTCTCTTCAAACGACTCGGAGACTCCGTTGATGGACGTAGCAGAAAGACTTGCCCGGGAACGGCGCGCCCGCCTTGCGGCGGAACAACTGCTCGATCAGAAAAGCCGCGAGCTTTTCGAAGCCAATCGCCGCCTGTCCCAACATGCGCGCTCCCTGTCGGAAGAGATCGTCCAGACCCGCCAGACGGCGGAGGAATTGCGCGGCCGCAACAGCAAGGTGATGTCCGAACTTGCCGTCGTCTCCAAGGAATTCAACGTGGCCAAGCAACGGCTGTGGGATTCGCTGGAAACCGTGCGTGACGGGTTTGCCCTGTTCGATTCCAAGGACAGGCTGGTGATCGCCAACAATGCCTATCTGTCGGTCTTCGACGGGTTGGAGGATGTCCGGCCGGGCATCCGCTATGACGAGATCATTCGCCTGATCGTCGAGGAAGGCATCGTCGATATCGGCGAAGACGACCCCCATGACTGGGTCGAGAAGATGCTGACGCGGTGGCACGAGGACCCGGTGCCGTCCAAGGTGATCCGGCTTTGGGACGGCACCTATGTCAAGATGCTGGACCGCCGGGCGCCGTCGGGTGACGTCGTGTGCCTGTCATCGAA
The genomic region above belongs to Rhodovulum sp. P5 and contains:
- a CDS encoding phosphodiester glycosidase family protein, which produces MGPRAFLIALAAATLLPVVASASCRDMTHEGRGYAVCSFDPTLSDLRLFRLDPDGRVIGTFAQLQSVLAKQGLRLAFAMNAGMYHPDRRPVGLYIEGGEPQARAVASAGPGNFGLLPNGILCLNDGSARVIETRTYVADPPACRDATQSGPMLVIDGALHPRFLVDSTSRYVRNGVGVDDAGIVHFAISDRRVTFHEFGRLFRDVLKTPNALYLDGKVSKLYAPDLGRFDLGLPMGPMVGVVAHSPS
- the truB gene encoding tRNA pseudouridine(55) synthase TruB codes for the protein MGRSRKGRDISGWLVVDKPAGLTSNAVVNKVRWAFQAKKAGHAGTLDPAATGVLAIALGEATKTVPYITDALKAYRFTVRLGAATNTDDAEGEVIATSDKRPTDADIAAALPAFVGDIDQIPPKFSAVKIDGERAYALARAGEEVEIAARPLYVDSLEMVARPDADHVELEMVCGKGGYVRSIARDLGEALGCLGHVESLRRVWSGPFDAEDGIGMDLIEELARTPEIDAYLRPLEEGLADLPELPTTPEGATRLRNGNPGIVLSSEAEYGEEAWASFDGQAVAVGVYKAGELHPSRVFNG
- a CDS encoding DUF2783 domain-containing protein gives rise to the protein MKLITTPNLDDHDGFYTELLSAHRGLSEAESHALNAQLILILANHIGDREVLSEALELANPRRKL
- a CDS encoding FAD-dependent monooxygenase, with amino-acid sequence MPYDHKTFPYVAPPGLTGQEPRHKVIVVGAGPVGLSIALDLAGRGIPSVVLDDGNTVAAGSRAIGWSRRSLHLFDRLGIADKVLEKAVPWSIGRVCHGDDEVCDFDLESEPGNRLPVFANLQQYYVEEFLAERALAEPLIDLRFRNRATSVDDTGDEAHVTVRTPDGRYGLSAEYVLACDGARSTMRAILDLDFEGEMYEERFLIADIEMAADFPAERWFWFDPTFHDGQSALLQRQADNIYRLDLQLGPDADAAQEARPENVIPRIEKLVGPDFELEWVSVYKFQCRRLHNFVHGRVIFLGDSAHLVPPYGARGGNGGLQDVENLGWKLAAVLDGRAPERLIDSYDRERVQAAEADIRQSTAAARFITPAAGVERLFRDQVLGLARKADFARGWVNSGRLSHGCVYDSAGPDDALLPPMTRPGAVVPDVPQGNGWLFDRLGEDVTLLALNGPAPKGVPVPCLEMAVTDKVRAQFLGDAPRALYLLRPDRVIAARWVECDAAQVNAALAELWEGRL
- the bktB gene encoding beta-ketothiolase BktB, which codes for MTGIVILGGARTAIGAFGGSLSGVPPIELARIVSKAALARAKLKGDRVGHVAFGHIINTEARDMYLSRVAAIEAGIPETCPAMNVNRLCGSGAQAVVSVAQALMLGDAEFGLAGGAESMSRTPHILSAARFGRKMGDTAATDMMLGALNCPFGTGHMGVTAENVAAEHDISRADQDAFALQSQERAAWAIAEGRFDSEIVPVEVTRGRETVSFTRDEHPKAATLEALAGLKPAFRKDGTVTAGNASGINDGAAALILAREDAAEREGLTPRARLLGYAHAGVAPDMMGLGPIPAVETLVGKLGLGVADFDVVENNEAFAAQALAVNRALDLDPARVNPNGGAIALGHPVGATGAILTVKALYELDRVDGRRALVTMCIGGGQGIALALERL